From the Candidatus Methanoplasma cognatum genome, one window contains:
- a CDS encoding suppressor of fused domain protein codes for MYNGASEKNILGGKAMDLEEYKKKAAEQDDWAPGWEAIDACLEPIYRDQKPRHFGTHFHARAIMGGDQYLDGYSVYESPHGHVHIVTYGMSELYTNEESFGGEWSKWGYEMTIRLPSCGEADFMWAIDVLSKLARYTYTSKRFLEPMQYISGGGNPIKAESDTKLTGLLVINDPELSGTDTLYGRLDFLQLVGITQPELDAVIADPDQARTLTENMRKDDPFFVTDLGRTKNYIG; via the coding sequence ATGTATAACGGCGCATCTGAAAAGAACATACTAGGGGGAAAGGCCATGGATCTGGAAGAATATAAGAAAAAAGCGGCTGAGCAGGACGACTGGGCTCCAGGCTGGGAAGCCATCGACGCGTGTCTTGAACCGATCTATCGGGATCAAAAGCCGCGGCACTTCGGTACGCACTTCCACGCCAGGGCCATCATGGGCGGCGACCAGTACCTGGACGGGTACAGCGTGTACGAATCGCCGCACGGGCATGTGCACATAGTGACCTACGGCATGTCGGAACTCTATACGAATGAGGAGTCCTTTGGCGGAGAATGGAGCAAATGGGGATATGAGATGACGATCCGGCTGCCGTCCTGCGGAGAAGCGGACTTCATGTGGGCCATCGATGTGCTGTCGAAACTGGCCCGTTATACCTACACGTCAAAAAGGTTCCTGGAGCCTATGCAGTACATATCCGGCGGCGGCAACCCCATCAAAGCGGAATCAGACACCAAGCTGACCGGGCTGCTAGTGATCAATGATCCGGAACTGTCGGGAACGGATACTCTGTACGGGCGGCTGGACTTCCTGCAGCTGGTCGGCATAACGCAGCCGGAGCTGGATGCGGTAATCGCAGACCCAGACCAAGCCAGGACGCTGACGGAGAATATGCGTAAGGACGATCCTTTTTTCGTCACAGACCTCGGCCGCACCAAGAACTACATTGGGTAA